A genomic stretch from Gammaproteobacteria bacterium includes:
- a CDS encoding GIY-YIG nuclease family protein, with amino-acid sequence MSWWVYVIECDSGAWYTGITSDLERRFQQHASGKGAKYFRMDRPRRIVAAQPCESKSEALKSEAALKALGREAKAEWIRRNPRDA; translated from the coding sequence ATGAGCTGGTGGGTCTATGTCATCGAGTGCGACAGCGGCGCCTGGTACACCGGCATCACCAGTGATCTCGAGCGGCGCTTCCAGCAGCACGCCTCCGGCAAGGGCGCCAAATACTTCCGCATGGACAGGCCCAGGCGCATCGTGGCGGCGCAGCCCTGCGAGTCGAAGAGCGAGGCGCTCAAGTCGGAGGCGGCGCTGAAAGCCCTGGGCAGGGAAGCCAAGGCCGAGTGGATACGCCGGAATCCCCGGGACGCTTAG
- a CDS encoding accessory factor UbiK family protein: MALDPKILDDLARKLADSVPPGLKDLKADLEHNFRAMLQTALGKLDLVTREEFDVQAGVLSRTREKLEELSQRLAELETALAAQDQDRK, from the coding sequence ATGGCACTGGACCCCAAGATCCTCGACGACCTGGCCCGCAAGCTGGCGGACTCGGTGCCGCCCGGCCTCAAGGACCTCAAGGCCGACCTCGAGCACAACTTCCGCGCCATGCTGCAGACCGCCCTCGGCAAGCTCGACCTCGTGACGCGCGAGGAGTTCGACGTGCAGGCTGGCGTGCTCTCCCGCACCCGCGAGAAGCTGGAGGAGCTGTCACAGCGCCTGGCGGAGCTCGAGACGGCGCTGGCCGCCCAGGATCAGGACCGCAAGTAG
- the speA gene encoding biosynthetic arginine decarboxylase — MSQNPVEVARELYNVLRWGDGYFDINAEGHVVVYPTRNREDGCVDLYRLASDVGKWGLNMPVLFRFGDILRDRVSRVYEAFEQARQYHEYKGRYTPVYPIKVNQQHVVVEDILKHGADKVGLEAGSKPELMAVLAFAPPGATIVCNGYKDREYLRLALIGQALGHRVYVVVEKLSELDHLLKEANDIGVKPTIGIRVRLASTGRGKWEHTGGEKSKFGLSTGQILEAVERLKQMQMLSSLQLLHFHLGSQIANIRDVQRGMQEAGRCFAELAELGVGIRVMDVGGGLGVDYEGTRSRSSCSTNYSVQQYANAIVRALWEICEEYELPHPNIITESGRAMTAHHALMLTEVVDFESIPEKVPVQPGPDDPQILTDLWDDYVNEEGRALLEVYQDALHLNSEAQGMYTHGVLTLEQRAHAEQIYHATCRKVRDNLKPTSRAQTEAIYEINEKLADKYFCNMSVFQSMPDVWAIDQIFPIMPIHRLDETPNRRAVLQDLTCDSDGRIEQYVDEEEIETTMAVHAMRPNEPYYLGFFMVGAYQEILGDMHNLFGDTDSVNVELDAENGYRLVKPEQGDTVEEVLRYVHFTPEDLVGRYKGKIDSATGVDPAKRGQFLKELEEGLKGYTYLEK; from the coding sequence ATGAGCCAGAACCCCGTCGAGGTCGCCCGCGAGCTCTACAACGTGCTGCGCTGGGGCGACGGCTATTTCGACATCAACGCCGAAGGACACGTGGTGGTGTATCCGACCCGCAACCGCGAGGATGGCTGCGTGGACCTGTACCGCCTGGCGAGCGATGTCGGCAAGTGGGGGCTCAACATGCCGGTGCTGTTCCGCTTCGGCGACATCCTGCGCGACCGCGTGTCGCGGGTCTATGAAGCCTTCGAGCAGGCGCGCCAGTACCACGAGTACAAGGGCCGCTACACGCCGGTGTACCCGATCAAGGTGAACCAGCAGCACGTGGTGGTGGAGGACATCCTCAAGCACGGCGCTGACAAGGTCGGCCTCGAGGCGGGCAGCAAGCCCGAGCTCATGGCGGTGCTGGCGTTCGCGCCGCCGGGCGCCACCATCGTCTGCAACGGCTACAAGGACCGCGAGTACCTGCGCCTCGCGCTCATCGGCCAGGCGCTCGGCCACCGCGTGTACGTGGTGGTGGAGAAGCTCTCGGAGCTCGACCATCTCCTGAAAGAAGCCAACGACATCGGCGTGAAGCCCACCATCGGCATCCGGGTGCGCCTCGCCAGCACCGGCCGCGGCAAGTGGGAACACACCGGCGGCGAGAAGTCCAAGTTCGGACTCTCCACCGGCCAGATCCTGGAGGCGGTGGAGCGGCTCAAGCAGATGCAGATGCTGAGCTCTCTGCAGTTGCTGCACTTCCACCTGGGATCACAGATCGCGAACATCCGCGACGTGCAGCGCGGCATGCAGGAGGCAGGACGCTGCTTCGCGGAGCTCGCCGAGCTAGGTGTCGGCATCCGCGTCATGGACGTGGGCGGCGGCCTGGGCGTGGACTACGAGGGCACCCGCTCGCGCAGCTCCTGCTCCACCAACTACTCGGTGCAGCAGTACGCGAACGCGATCGTGCGCGCGCTCTGGGAGATCTGCGAGGAGTACGAGCTGCCGCACCCGAACATCATCACCGAGTCAGGCCGCGCCATGACCGCGCACCACGCGCTCATGCTCACCGAGGTGGTGGACTTCGAGTCCATCCCGGAGAAGGTGCCGGTGCAGCCCGGCCCCGATGACCCGCAGATCCTCACCGACCTGTGGGACGACTACGTGAACGAGGAGGGGCGCGCGCTGCTGGAGGTGTACCAGGACGCGCTGCACCTCAACAGCGAAGCCCAGGGCATGTACACCCACGGCGTGCTGACGCTGGAGCAGCGGGCGCACGCCGAGCAGATCTACCACGCCACCTGCCGCAAGGTGCGCGACAACCTGAAGCCGACGAGCCGTGCCCAGACCGAGGCGATCTACGAGATCAACGAGAAGCTGGCCGACAAGTACTTCTGCAACATGTCGGTGTTCCAGTCCATGCCGGACGTGTGGGCCATCGACCAGATCTTCCCGATCATGCCCATCCACCGCCTCGATGAGACGCCGAACCGGCGTGCTGTCCTGCAGGACCTCACCTGCGACTCCGATGGCCGCATCGAGCAGTACGTGGACGAGGAGGAGATCGAGACCACCATGGCCGTGCATGCCATGCGCCCGAACGAGCCCTACTACCTCGGCTTCTTCATGGTGGGCGCCTACCAGGAGATCCTGGGCGACATGCATAACCTGTTCGGCGACACCGACTCCGTGAACGTCGAACTGGACGCGGAGAACGGCTACCGGCTGGTGAAGCCGGAGCAGGGCGACACGGTGGAGGAGGTGCTGCGCTACGTGCACTTCACGCCGGAGGACCTCGTCGGCCGCTACAAGGGCAAGATCGACTCCGCCACCGGCGTGGACCCGGCCAAGCGCGGCCAGTTCCTGAAGGAACTGGAAGAAGGCCTCAAGGGCTACACCTACCTCGAGAAGTGA
- the glnK gene encoding P-II family nitrogen regulator, with translation MKMVAAVIKPFKLDDVREALSDIGVQGITVTEVKGFGRQKGHTELYRGAEYVVDFLPKVKIELAIPDELLDRVVEAIMNAAKTGKIGDGKIFVYELEQAIRIRTAETGAEAL, from the coding sequence ATGAAGATGGTCGCGGCCGTCATAAAACCGTTCAAGCTCGATGACGTGCGTGAAGCGCTGTCGGACATCGGCGTGCAAGGCATCACCGTCACCGAGGTGAAGGGCTTCGGCCGGCAGAAGGGGCACACCGAGCTCTACCGCGGCGCCGAGTACGTGGTGGACTTCCTGCCCAAGGTGAAGATCGAGCTCGCCATCCCGGACGAACTGCTCGACCGCGTGGTGGAGGCCATCATGAACGCCGCCAAGACCGGCAAGATCGGCGACGGCAAGATATTCGTCTACGAACTGGAGCAGGCCATCCGCATCCGCACCGCCGAGACCGGTGCCGAGGCGCTGTGA
- a CDS encoding DUF4124 domain-containing protein, with protein sequence MNKLSIALGLGLALAAGLASADQVYKWVDKDGHVHFSQMPPAGTGVQAQTVDVKPPPPDPTGLANSQNLQQQIADKKKAEQKDPQREQEEQEQKQQQKERCDGLREKLNVLNAGGRATSVDAKGNVTYISDEEREKQMAQLESQIEKSCGGGNQ encoded by the coding sequence ATGAACAAGCTCAGCATCGCGCTCGGCCTCGGGCTGGCGCTCGCCGCCGGCCTGGCCTCAGCCGACCAGGTCTACAAGTGGGTGGACAAGGACGGCCACGTGCACTTCTCGCAGATGCCGCCCGCTGGCACCGGCGTGCAGGCCCAGACGGTGGACGTGAAGCCGCCGCCGCCGGACCCGACCGGGCTGGCGAACTCGCAGAACCTGCAGCAGCAGATCGCCGACAAGAAGAAGGCGGAGCAGAAGGACCCGCAGCGGGAGCAGGAGGAACAGGAACAGAAGCAGCAGCAGAAGGAACGCTGCGACGGACTGCGCGAGAAGCTCAACGTGCTCAACGCCGGCGGCCGCGCGACCAGCGTGGACGCCAAGGGCAACGTGACCTATATATCGGACGAGGAACGCGAGAAGCAGATGGCTCAGCTCGAGTCGCAGATCGAGAAGAGCTGCGGCGGCGGCAACCAGTGA
- a CDS encoding VCBS repeat-containing protein — MRLHKILLAASLAGALLYPAIPAMAAGTGATMVSGDMDGDGFEDVVALEAGHATISIICLDAQGEFTGHTQDYPDMPGMTALTLADVDGDGRLDVLVSDATDAASGVRVLLNAGEATLAADVAYASGEAGPGPASLTAADLNGDGFVDIVTAGGSAGTVSVLLNRGDGSFAAPVSYTVGGDVTAVAVADFNGDGIPDLVASDTARDSILSLSGAGDGSFGAPLAFTVGAGPVALTASDIDGDGFQDLLVADRDDDSVGVLMGLGDGSFAAPAFHPTGSQPGWIGSADLDGDGLADLVTDNYSDGSVSLFANQGAGAFEAPQQLFLDYGSYGTLIMNIGGKPQLVSANLDAGVVVVTPAGSAVHASSKPPSSQVHRIGGTHDPQSSNGGGALDLFTLALLATFARRRSARG; from the coding sequence ATGCGCCTTCACAAGATCTTGCTAGCCGCCTCGCTCGCGGGCGCGCTGCTTTACCCCGCCATCCCTGCGATGGCGGCGGGCACCGGCGCCACCATGGTTTCCGGCGACATGGACGGCGACGGCTTCGAGGACGTGGTCGCCCTCGAGGCAGGCCATGCCACGATCAGCATCATCTGCCTGGACGCCCAGGGCGAGTTCACAGGCCACACCCAGGATTATCCGGACATGCCCGGCATGACCGCGCTCACCCTCGCGGACGTGGATGGCGATGGCCGGCTCGACGTACTGGTGAGCGACGCCACCGATGCCGCCTCCGGCGTGCGGGTGCTGCTCAACGCCGGCGAAGCCACGCTGGCGGCAGACGTGGCTTATGCCAGCGGCGAGGCGGGCCCAGGCCCGGCCTCGCTCACCGCGGCCGACCTCAACGGCGACGGCTTCGTGGACATCGTCACCGCCGGCGGCAGCGCGGGCACCGTGAGCGTGCTGCTCAACCGCGGCGACGGCAGCTTCGCGGCGCCCGTGAGCTACACCGTGGGCGGCGACGTCACCGCGGTGGCGGTGGCGGATTTCAACGGCGACGGCATTCCCGACCTCGTGGCCTCCGACACAGCCCGCGACAGCATCCTGTCCCTGTCCGGCGCCGGTGACGGCAGCTTCGGCGCGCCGCTTGCGTTCACCGTGGGTGCGGGACCGGTGGCGCTCACGGCGAGTGACATCGACGGCGACGGCTTCCAGGACCTCTTGGTGGCGGACCGGGACGACGACAGCGTGGGCGTGCTCATGGGCCTGGGCGACGGCAGCTTCGCCGCGCCGGCGTTCCACCCCACCGGATCGCAGCCAGGCTGGATCGGCAGCGCGGACCTGGACGGCGACGGGCTCGCCGACCTCGTCACCGACAACTACAGCGACGGCAGCGTCAGCCTGTTCGCGAACCAGGGTGCGGGCGCGTTCGAAGCGCCACAGCAGCTGTTCCTGGACTACGGCTCCTACGGCACCCTGATCATGAACATCGGCGGCAAACCGCAGCTCGTCAGCGCCAACCTGGACGCCGGCGTGGTGGTGGTGACGCCCGCAGGCAGCGCCGTCCATGCCAGCAGCAAGCCGCCGAGCAGCCAGGTGCACCGCATCGGCGGCACCCACGATCCCCAGTCGAGCAACGGCGGCGGCGCGCTGGACCTCTTCACCCTCGCTCTGCTCGCCACCTTCGCCCGGCGCCGCAGCGCCCGCGGCTGA
- a CDS encoding DUF4124 domain-containing protein, whose translation MNIKISIAAALAASLLTMGAARADTPIYKWVDDKGQVHYSTEPHSGQAQQLEIKNSGTLPNPGDAPPPGTPAAPASPANDAKLVAPKPEDSPACKAGRDRLFKYLHADSLYQLDDKGNKQPLPPAEKQKALDEARAYIVQACGGDA comes from the coding sequence ATGAACATCAAGATCAGCATCGCCGCGGCGCTCGCCGCCTCCCTGCTCACCATGGGCGCCGCCCGTGCCGACACGCCCATATATAAGTGGGTGGACGACAAGGGCCAGGTGCACTACAGCACCGAACCCCACAGCGGCCAGGCGCAGCAGCTCGAGATCAAGAACAGCGGCACGCTGCCGAACCCCGGCGACGCGCCGCCGCCCGGCACGCCGGCGGCGCCCGCCTCGCCGGCGAACGACGCGAAGCTCGTGGCCCCGAAGCCCGAGGACTCGCCCGCCTGCAAGGCCGGTCGCGACCGCCTGTTCAAATACCTGCACGCCGACTCGCTCTATCAACTCGATGACAAGGGCAACAAGCAGCCGCTGCCGCCGGCCGAGAAGCAGAAGGCCCTGGACGAGGCGCGTGCCTACATCGTGCAGGCCTGCGGAGGTGACGCATGA
- a CDS encoding NAD(P)-dependent oxidoreductase: MKTGFIGLGAMGYSMALNLHKAGLLAAVYNRSPGRAEAFAAETGCAPAAAIPELAGVCEAVVLCVSADADVLAVVDLLAPRLKRGALVLDCSTVSADTARTAAAKLAERGVDFLDCPVSGGTEGAKHATLAIMCGGTEAAFQRAQPVLQALGKRLALMGPAGAGQATKAVNQIVVAGVAQAVSEALAFAEAQGLPLDKVIEVVGSGAAQSWFLTNRGPNMMRMSFPLGFKVSLHDKDLKIVQQMAAAQGVQLPVVEMTRVHYRRLMEQGHGDEDISSLFRIKHDLFQR; the protein is encoded by the coding sequence ATGAAGACCGGATTCATCGGCCTGGGCGCCATGGGCTATTCCATGGCGCTGAACCTGCACAAGGCCGGCCTGCTCGCCGCCGTCTACAACCGCAGCCCCGGACGCGCTGAGGCCTTCGCCGCCGAGACCGGCTGTGCGCCTGCCGCCGCCATCCCCGAGCTTGCCGGCGTGTGCGAGGCGGTGGTGCTCTGCGTGAGCGCGGACGCGGACGTGCTCGCGGTGGTGGACCTGCTCGCTCCCAGGCTGAAGCGCGGCGCGCTGGTGCTGGACTGCTCCACCGTGAGTGCCGACACCGCACGCACGGCGGCGGCCAAGCTCGCGGAGCGCGGCGTGGATTTCCTGGACTGCCCGGTGTCGGGCGGCACCGAGGGCGCGAAGCACGCCACGCTCGCCATCATGTGCGGCGGCACCGAGGCGGCGTTCCAGCGCGCGCAGCCGGTGCTGCAGGCCCTGGGCAAACGCCTCGCGCTCATGGGTCCGGCGGGCGCGGGCCAGGCCACCAAGGCGGTGAACCAGATCGTGGTGGCGGGCGTGGCCCAGGCGGTGAGCGAGGCGCTGGCTTTCGCCGAGGCCCAGGGCCTGCCCCTCGACAAGGTCATCGAGGTGGTCGGCAGCGGCGCGGCCCAGTCCTGGTTCCTGACGAACCGGGGCCCCAACATGATGCGCATGAGCTTCCCGCTGGGCTTCAAGGTCTCGCTGCACGACAAGGACCTCAAGATCGTGCAGCAGATGGCCGCCGCCCAAGGGGTGCAGCTGCCGGTGGTGGAGATGACCCGGGTGCACTACCGCCGTCTCATGGAACAGGGGCATGGCGATGAAGATATCTCTTCCCTGTTCAGGATCAAGCACGACCTGTTCCAGCGCTGA
- the speE gene encoding polyamine aminopropyltransferase has protein sequence MKLDGGWFTEIAAEEGVALSLQGRRLQVEQTPYQTVEIYETDSFGTMMVIDGCVMVTDRDSFIYHEMMAHPVLFTHPSPRRVLIIGGGACGTLREVLKHKGVESVVQVELDERVTRLAELHFPELCEANADPRARLAFGDGIPWVRDAADASLDVIIIDSTDPVGPAEGLFSEAFYREALRALRPEGLLVQQSESPFFYPETILDMHKGLRGAGFADSRTLSFPQPTYPSGWWSATLAKKDGRLNSFRRRDAEDKPFPTRYYSASVHETAFVLPPFLKESLAALR, from the coding sequence ATGAAGCTGGACGGCGGCTGGTTCACCGAGATCGCGGCTGAGGAGGGCGTGGCCCTGTCCCTGCAGGGCCGCCGGCTGCAGGTGGAACAGACCCCTTACCAGACGGTCGAGATCTACGAGACCGACAGTTTCGGCACCATGATGGTCATCGACGGCTGCGTCATGGTCACCGACCGCGACAGCTTCATCTACCACGAGATGATGGCCCACCCGGTGCTGTTCACCCACCCCTCCCCCCGGCGCGTGCTCATCATCGGCGGCGGCGCCTGCGGCACCCTGCGCGAGGTGCTCAAGCACAAGGGCGTGGAGTCGGTGGTGCAGGTGGAGCTGGACGAGCGGGTCACGCGCCTGGCCGAGCTGCACTTCCCGGAACTCTGCGAGGCGAACGCCGACCCGCGGGCGCGGCTCGCCTTCGGCGACGGCATCCCCTGGGTGCGGGACGCCGCGGACGCGAGCCTGGACGTGATCATCATCGACAGCACCGACCCGGTAGGGCCGGCGGAGGGGCTGTTCTCGGAGGCGTTCTACCGCGAGGCGCTGAGGGCGCTGCGGCCCGAGGGCCTGCTGGTGCAGCAGAGCGAGTCGCCGTTCTTCTACCCGGAGACGATCCTGGACATGCACAAGGGGTTGCGTGGTGCCGGGTTCGCGGACAGCCGGACCCTGAGCTTCCCGCAGCCCACCTATCCTTCAGGCTGGTGGTCGGCGACGCTGGCGAAGAAGGACGGGCGCCTCAACAGCTTCCGCCGCCGCGACGCCGAGGACAAGCCGTTCCCGACCCGCTATTACTCCGCGTCGGTGCACGAGACCGCGTTCGTGCTGCCGCCGTTCCTCAAGGAGAGCCTGGCCGCACTGCGCTGA
- a CDS encoding peptidase S10, translating into MKRAQIFGALLLAASLPALADEAKPAAPAADQQSATQGSVTVGGKSIAYTANAGTLALKDGKGEPTATMSYVAYFANGASAPNRPIMFIYNGGPGSSTIWLHMASFGPKRALLGDAKHTPPASYQLVSNEYSLLDATDLVFVDAVGTGFGRVLDKDVGGKGEAKDFYGVDQDGKAFTQFIERFLTKYSRWNSPKYLFGESYGTPRSAVVANDLVNDAVDLNGVILLSAILNFDLNADFPQVNPSMDLPYAVMLPTQAAAAWYHKKAGAGVKDLPTYLHQVEDFAMHDYLGALQEGSELSADRKRAVAQKMSEYIGLPVDYLLKANLRVTGPQFEQQLLQGSEEATGRFDVRYAGPQLDPLGEFAFYDPQSSAIGSPIVSLFNDYVRGQLKFGQDLTYLPVSGEVGNAWDFKHQQPGVPFALPTTTNVMPDLASAMAQNPDMKVMLNSGYYDLATPYYSAVYVMHHLPMPDALQKNISYQFYPAGHMVYVNLDSLKLLHDSVAKFIASSHK; encoded by the coding sequence ATGAAACGTGCACAGATATTCGGCGCGCTGCTGCTGGCGGCGTCGCTGCCGGCCCTGGCGGACGAGGCCAAGCCCGCGGCCCCGGCCGCGGACCAGCAGTCCGCCACCCAGGGCTCGGTGACCGTCGGCGGCAAGAGCATCGCCTACACCGCCAACGCCGGCACCCTGGCGCTGAAGGACGGCAAGGGCGAGCCCACCGCCACCATGTCCTACGTGGCCTATTTCGCCAACGGCGCCTCCGCGCCGAACCGCCCGATCATGTTCATCTACAACGGCGGCCCGGGCTCCTCCACCATCTGGCTGCACATGGCCTCCTTCGGCCCCAAGCGCGCGCTGCTCGGCGACGCCAAGCACACCCCGCCGGCCTCGTACCAGCTCGTCAGCAACGAGTACAGCCTGCTGGATGCCACCGACCTCGTGTTCGTGGACGCGGTCGGCACCGGCTTCGGCCGGGTGCTGGACAAGGACGTGGGCGGCAAGGGCGAGGCGAAGGACTTCTACGGCGTGGACCAGGACGGCAAGGCCTTCACCCAGTTCATCGAGCGCTTCCTGACCAAGTACAGCCGCTGGAACTCGCCCAAGTACCTGTTCGGCGAGAGCTACGGCACGCCGCGCTCGGCGGTGGTGGCGAACGACCTCGTCAACGACGCGGTGGACCTGAACGGCGTGATCCTGCTTTCGGCGATCCTGAACTTCGACCTCAACGCCGACTTCCCGCAGGTCAACCCCTCGATGGACCTCCCCTACGCGGTGATGCTGCCGACCCAGGCCGCCGCGGCCTGGTACCACAAGAAGGCGGGCGCCGGCGTCAAGGATCTCCCGACCTACCTGCACCAGGTCGAGGACTTCGCGATGCACGACTACCTGGGAGCGCTGCAGGAGGGCTCCGAGCTTTCCGCCGACAGGAAGCGCGCCGTGGCGCAGAAGATGTCCGAGTACATCGGCCTGCCGGTGGACTACCTGCTGAAGGCGAACCTGCGCGTCACCGGCCCTCAGTTCGAGCAGCAGCTCCTGCAGGGCAGCGAGGAGGCCACCGGCCGCTTCGACGTGCGCTACGCGGGCCCGCAGCTCGATCCCCTGGGTGAGTTCGCGTTCTACGACCCGCAGTCCTCCGCCATCGGCTCGCCGATCGTGTCGCTGTTCAACGACTACGTCCGCGGCCAGCTCAAGTTCGGCCAGGACCTCACCTACCTGCCGGTGAGCGGCGAGGTGGGCAACGCCTGGGACTTCAAGCACCAGCAGCCGGGCGTGCCGTTCGCGCTGCCCACCACCACCAACGTGATGCCGGACCTGGCCTCCGCCATGGCCCAGAACCCGGACATGAAGGTGATGCTGAACTCGGGGTACTACGACCTGGCCACGCCCTACTACTCGGCGGTGTACGTGATGCACCACCTGCCGATGCCGGACGCGCTGCAGAAGAACATCTCCTACCAGTTCTATCCGGCCGGCCACATGGTGTACGTGAACCTGGACAGCCTGAAGCTGCTGCACGACAGCGTGGCGAAGTTCATCGCCTCCAGCCACAAGTAA
- a CDS encoding YifB family Mg chelatase-like AAA ATPase, giving the protein MLAKIHSRAQAGVDAPAVTVEVHQSNGLPALNIVGLPEAAVRESKDRVRSALINSRFDFPARKLTVNLAPADLPKEGGRFDLPIALGILAASGQIDAAALKDAEFIGELSLSGELRPVRGALPAALKARKAGRALVLPLENADEAALVSGVDVLGARHLLDVCAHLAGRQRIASHASSLVSFRPSYDDLADVRGQHQAKRALEIAAAGGHSLLFVGPPGTGKSMLAGRLPGILPPMTEDEALETAAVASISDAGFEARDWRKRPYRNPHHTASAVALVGGGSFPRPGEISLAHHGVLFLDELPEFDRKVLEVLREPLESGAIVVSRAARQAEFPAAFQLIAAMNPCPCGYLGDPSGRCRCTPDQVQRYRSKVSGPLLDRIDLHVEAPRVAREALRPDAPADGEASGTVVQRVVAARERQLARQGKPNARMSTREVNKHCKPDAPGQQLLERAMEQLGLSARAYHRILKVARTIADIAGHETLASTHVAEAVGYRVLDRQKGLA; this is encoded by the coding sequence GTGCTCGCCAAGATCCATAGCCGCGCGCAGGCCGGCGTAGATGCTCCCGCCGTCACCGTCGAGGTGCATCAGTCGAACGGCTTACCCGCCCTCAACATCGTCGGCTTGCCGGAAGCCGCGGTGCGCGAGAGCAAGGACCGGGTCCGTAGCGCGCTCATCAACTCCCGCTTCGACTTCCCCGCCCGCAAGCTCACCGTGAACCTGGCGCCCGCCGACCTTCCCAAGGAAGGCGGCCGTTTCGACCTGCCGATCGCCTTGGGGATACTCGCCGCCTCCGGCCAGATCGACGCCGCCGCCCTCAAGGACGCGGAGTTCATCGGCGAGCTTTCCTTGAGCGGCGAACTCAGGCCCGTGCGCGGCGCACTGCCGGCCGCGCTCAAGGCCCGCAAGGCGGGCCGTGCGCTGGTCTTGCCCCTGGAGAACGCGGACGAGGCGGCGCTGGTCTCGGGCGTGGACGTGCTGGGCGCGCGGCACCTCCTGGACGTGTGCGCGCACCTCGCGGGGCGCCAGCGCATCGCGTCCCATGCCTCCTCCCTGGTCTCCTTCCGCCCGAGCTACGATGACCTCGCGGACGTGCGCGGCCAGCACCAGGCCAAGCGCGCGCTGGAGATCGCCGCCGCGGGCGGTCATTCGCTGCTGTTCGTCGGTCCTCCCGGCACCGGCAAGAGCATGCTGGCGGGGCGCCTGCCCGGCATCCTGCCGCCCATGACCGAGGACGAGGCACTGGAGACCGCCGCGGTCGCTTCCATCAGCGACGCAGGTTTCGAGGCCCGCGACTGGCGCAAGCGGCCTTACCGCAACCCGCATCACACGGCATCGGCGGTGGCGCTGGTGGGCGGCGGCTCTTTCCCGCGTCCCGGCGAGATCTCGCTGGCGCACCATGGCGTCCTGTTCCTGGATGAATTGCCGGAATTCGACCGCAAAGTGTTGGAAGTGCTGCGCGAGCCCCTGGAGAGCGGCGCCATCGTGGTGTCGCGCGCCGCGCGCCAGGCGGAGTTTCCCGCGGCGTTCCAGCTCATCGCCGCCATGAACCCCTGCCCCTGCGGCTACCTGGGCGATCCCTCCGGCCGCTGCCGCTGCACGCCGGACCAGGTACAGCGCTACCGCTCGAAAGTGTCGGGCCCGCTCCTGGACCGCATCGACCTGCACGTGGAGGCGCCGCGCGTGGCGCGCGAGGCGCTGCGCCCCGACGCGCCGGCGGACGGCGAGGCCAGCGGCACGGTGGTGCAACGGGTGGTGGCGGCGCGGGAGCGCCAGCTCGCGCGCCAGGGCAAGCCCAACGCGCGCATGAGCACGCGTGAGGTGAACAAGCATTGCAAGCCCGATGCTCCCGGCCAGCAGTTGCTGGAGCGCGCCATGGAGCAGCTCGGCCTCTCGGCTCGTGCCTATCACCGCATCCTGAAGGTAGCGCGTACCATCGCCGACATTGCGGGACATGAGACCCTGGCCTCGACGCACGTCGCGGAGGCCGTGGGCTATCGCGTGCTGGATCGGCAGAAGGGACTCGCGTGA